The DNA segment CCAAAAATTCGCGATGCATCTCCCCCCGAGGTTCGACGACAAGAAGATACCCATGCCCAATATCGCTGCCGTACTGAAACAGGAAATCGCCCGCGTCGCGCGGCGAGAAACCCGCAGCCAGATCGACATGCTGCGAAAGACCTCCGCTCAACAGCGTCGCGGAATCGCGGCGTTGAAGCGCAGCATCGCTTCGCTGCAGCGCCAGGTCGGCTCGCTCGCCGGGACGATCGGCAGATCCGCAGCCGCCGCGCCTGACGATGGGTCGGAGCAGCGGGTTCGCTTCTCGTCCAAGGGCATCCGCTCGCTGCGCCACCGGCTGGGCCTGTCGGCAGGCGAGTTCGCTCGCCTGGTGGACGTGAGCGCGCAGTCGATCTACAACTGGGAGCACCAGGTGACCCGACCGCGCGCGGCGCAAGTGAAAGCATTGGCCGAGTTGCGCGGGCTGGGCAAGCGAGAGGTCGCTTCTCGCCTGCAGTCGCTCGACGAGGGTAGCGCGGCGAAGAGACGCGGCGCTTCGGCCTCCGCGAAGTAGGCGCGCCTGAG comes from the Betaproteobacteria bacterium genome and includes:
- a CDS encoding helix-turn-helix domain-containing protein, with protein sequence MPNIAAVLKQEIARVARRETRSQIDMLRKTSAQQRRGIAALKRSIASLQRQVGSLAGTIGRSAAAAPDDGSEQRVRFSSKGIRSLRHRLGLSAGEFARLVDVSAQSIYNWEHQVTRPRAAQVKALAELRGLGKREVASRLQSLDEGSAAKRRGASASAK